A section of the Pedobacter sp. HDW13 genome encodes:
- a CDS encoding TonB-dependent receptor domain-containing protein has translation MKWEETRQTNIGFDLTLLNDFSLSAEYYKKKTVGVLQTPDIPLYVGAAGGAAENVGDMQNTGFEFELGYKKRIGEFNLGVNANLSTLKNKVTRLLPGKSFIEDNAQSFQTMGNFTRTGLGRSFNEFYGYEMLGIFQTQAEIDAYRGPAGTILQPTAKPGDIKYANLDGNETISGSDRTYIGSPLPKLTYGVTVNLAYKGFDMVIFGNGVAGNMIFQGLRRLDVTYANWQHSILDRWTPNNPSTTVPRVVENDPNGNNTKFSKKYLEKGDYFRLKTLQIGYNLPSKITQKIGAQKLRVYLMSENLWTITNYSGYDPEIGGTVLGVDRGVYPQARSFMVGLNVAF, from the coding sequence TTGAAGTGGGAAGAAACCCGCCAAACCAATATCGGTTTCGATTTAACCTTGCTTAACGATTTCAGTTTATCGGCTGAGTATTACAAGAAAAAAACTGTGGGCGTTTTACAAACACCAGATATACCACTTTATGTTGGTGCAGCAGGTGGTGCGGCAGAAAACGTGGGTGATATGCAGAATACAGGTTTTGAGTTTGAGCTTGGTTACAAAAAAAGGATCGGCGAGTTTAACCTGGGTGTTAACGCAAACCTTTCTACCTTAAAAAACAAGGTAACCAGATTATTGCCTGGCAAAAGCTTTATCGAAGATAACGCTCAATCGTTTCAAACCATGGGTAACTTTACCAGAACTGGTTTAGGCAGATCGTTTAACGAATTTTATGGTTACGAAATGCTGGGTATTTTCCAAACGCAGGCAGAAATTGATGCTTACCGCGGTCCGGCAGGCACTATACTTCAGCCAACAGCAAAACCAGGCGATATTAAATATGCCAACTTAGACGGCAATGAAACCATTTCGGGATCGGACAGGACTTACATTGGCAGTCCGCTACCTAAATTAACCTATGGTGTAACCGTAAACCTGGCCTACAAAGGTTTTGATATGGTTATATTCGGAAACGGTGTTGCAGGTAACATGATTTTCCAGGGCTTAAGACGTCTAGATGTGACTTATGCCAACTGGCAGCATTCGATCTTAGATCGCTGGACACCTAACAATCCTTCTACTACAGTTCCAAGAGTGGTAGAAAACGATCCGAACGGAAACAATACCAAATTCTCTAAAAAATATCTTGAAAAGGGCGATTACTTCAGATTGAAAACCCTTCAGATTGGTTATAATCTTCCTTCAAAAATTACACAAAAAATTGGCGCACAGAAACTCCGTGTTTATTTAATGAGCGAAAACCTTTGGACCATTACCAACTATAGCGGCTACGATCCAGAAATCGGTGGTACCGTGTTGGGAGTAGACAGGGGTGTTTATCCGCAGGCACGCTCATTTATGGTTGGTTTAAATGTTGCATTTTAA
- a CDS encoding RagB/SusD family nutrient uptake outer membrane protein, which translates to MKKNILFYAALLVASQELVSCQKQLDVNPRDRILESGYYVNQQQAFNGLVAVYDQLGNQSSGYLTKLNIFASGSDDHFAGGDSPSDLGDLQAMNNYTVNSLSGAPSYLWGKGFTGIYRANVLLKKIEGIGMDANTKNRYIAEAKALRAIFYFDLVRIFKNVPLLLEPVDKDNMYNVVQAAPADVYKQIEADLNASLGALPATIPTAEAGRLGQGAVHAVLGKVYLWQEKWVQAASEFALVNGAAPGASTYGYKLLPNFADLWKVTNKFNSESILELAYNTTSNMGWGNVGSGEGNVMGILVGPRNYVPKIAAQAPDYVSGWSVMPFTQEFFDLIHFDPRNKPTVANLDSLEKAGIVSYKHANANTGYFVEKFAGRTSTKAAVGQLELNFGQNMYEIRLADTYMMEAEALLKSGTAVGAGTKAYIMFNAVRARVGLNPVAVTIDNIMKERRIELAAEGQRWFDLVRWGLAASKLSSKGFVAGKNEILPVPERELANSKILQSKEWGGSK; encoded by the coding sequence ATGAAAAAGAATATTTTATTTTATGCAGCGCTTTTAGTTGCAAGTCAGGAATTGGTTTCGTGCCAAAAACAATTGGACGTAAACCCAAGAGATCGTATTCTGGAGAGCGGTTATTACGTGAACCAACAACAGGCTTTTAATGGTTTAGTGGCTGTTTACGATCAGTTGGGCAATCAGTCGTCGGGTTATTTAACCAAGCTAAATATTTTTGCTTCGGGCTCTGACGATCACTTTGCCGGGGGCGATTCGCCTTCCGATTTGGGCGATTTACAGGCCATGAATAACTATACCGTAAATTCACTTTCGGGTGCGCCGAGTTATTTATGGGGCAAAGGCTTTACTGGCATATACCGTGCAAATGTGTTGTTGAAGAAAATAGAAGGTATAGGCATGGATGCCAACACCAAAAACAGGTATATAGCAGAAGCCAAAGCGCTACGTGCTATCTTCTACTTCGATTTGGTACGTATTTTTAAAAATGTGCCGCTTTTATTAGAGCCTGTAGATAAGGATAACATGTACAATGTGGTACAAGCAGCACCTGCCGATGTTTACAAACAGATTGAAGCAGATTTAAATGCTTCATTAGGAGCTTTGCCTGCTACCATACCCACAGCAGAAGCCGGGCGTTTAGGGCAAGGTGCAGTACATGCTGTTTTGGGTAAGGTTTATTTATGGCAGGAGAAATGGGTACAGGCGGCATCAGAATTTGCTTTGGTAAATGGGGCAGCACCCGGTGCAAGTACCTATGGTTATAAATTGCTGCCTAACTTTGCCGATTTGTGGAAAGTAACCAATAAGTTCAACTCCGAATCTATACTCGAGCTTGCCTACAATACCACCTCAAACATGGGTTGGGGCAATGTGGGTAGCGGCGAAGGTAACGTTATGGGCATTTTGGTTGGCCCGCGTAACTATGTGCCAAAAATTGCTGCACAGGCTCCCGATTATGTTTCGGGCTGGAGCGTAATGCCGTTTACACAAGAATTTTTCGATTTAATTCATTTCGATCCACGAAATAAACCTACTGTTGCCAATTTAGACAGTTTAGAAAAAGCGGGTATTGTAAGCTATAAACATGCCAACGCCAATACTGGTTACTTTGTCGAAAAATTTGCAGGCCGTACCTCAACCAAAGCAGCTGTAGGTCAGCTGGAATTAAACTTTGGCCAAAACATGTACGAAATCCGTTTGGCCGATACCTATATGATGGAAGCCGAAGCCTTGTTAAAAAGTGGCACAGCAGTTGGTGCCGGTACTAAAGCCTACATCATGTTTAATGCTGTTAGGGCGAGGGTTGGCTTAAATCCGGTTGCGGTTACCATAGATAACATTATGAAGGAAAGAAGGATTGAGCTTGCTGCAGAAGGCCAACGCTGGTTTGATCTGGTACGTTGGGGTCTTGCCGCTTCAAAACTCTCTTCAAAAGGTTTTGTTGCAGGTAAAAATGAAATATTACCCGTTCCGGAAAGAGAATTGGCCAATTCTAAAATTTTACAGAGTAAAGAGTGGGGCGGCTCTAAATAA